A DNA window from Coleofasciculus sp. FACHB-T130 contains the following coding sequences:
- a CDS encoding class I SAM-dependent methyltransferase, whose amino-acid sequence MEIRQDISSAVQRLYDTYPFPPEPLLDSPPPGYNWRWNWLAAYHFCTNQTPQKQNVRILDAGCGTGVGTEYLVHLNPAAQVVGIDLSSGALEVARERCRRSGANRVEFHHKSLYDAQELPGEFDLINCVGVLHHLPDPIRGIQSLAAKLAPGGLMHIFVYAELGRWEIQLMQKAIALLQGERRGDYRDGVQVGRQIFAALPENNRLVKREKERWSLENQRDECFADMYVHPQEIDYNIDTLFELIDASGLDFVGFSNPKNWELERLLGKNPDLLERAKKLSDRERYRLIELLDPEAVTHYEFFLARPPLSKADWSSDEALLAAIPARNPCMDGWPSRCLFNYDYQIVNLSEGEFEFLQACDVNSEKRRSVKEILATVSLELDLVRPLLERQLIMLTPS is encoded by the coding sequence ATGGAAATCAGGCAGGATATCAGTTCCGCCGTCCAACGACTTTACGATACTTACCCTTTTCCACCAGAACCTCTGCTGGACAGTCCGCCTCCCGGCTACAACTGGCGCTGGAATTGGCTAGCCGCTTATCACTTTTGCACCAATCAAACACCCCAAAAGCAGAATGTCCGCATTTTAGATGCCGGATGTGGCACGGGTGTAGGAACAGAGTACCTGGTTCACCTCAATCCGGCTGCTCAAGTGGTGGGAATTGATTTGAGTTCGGGCGCTTTGGAAGTGGCACGAGAGCGTTGTCGCCGTTCTGGGGCAAATCGCGTCGAGTTTCATCACAAGAGCTTGTATGACGCGCAGGAACTACCGGGTGAGTTTGATTTAATCAACTGTGTTGGGGTTTTGCATCATTTGCCCGATCCGATTCGGGGAATTCAATCCTTGGCGGCGAAGTTAGCGCCGGGAGGCTTGATGCATATTTTCGTTTATGCTGAGCTGGGGCGCTGGGAAATCCAGCTGATGCAAAAAGCGATCGCACTGCTTCAAGGCGAACGGCGAGGCGACTACCGCGATGGCGTTCAGGTGGGGCGTCAAATATTTGCCGCTTTGCCAGAAAATAATCGACTGGTCAAGCGAGAAAAAGAGCGCTGGTCTTTAGAAAATCAGCGGGATGAGTGTTTTGCAGATATGTACGTTCATCCCCAGGAAATCGACTACAACATCGACACTCTTTTTGAACTCATTGATGCTTCGGGTTTGGATTTTGTCGGTTTTTCTAATCCCAAAAACTGGGAATTAGAGCGACTCTTGGGGAAAAATCCAGACTTGCTCGAACGGGCAAAAAAATTAAGCGATCGCGAACGTTATCGTTTAATCGAATTATTAGACCCAGAAGCGGTCACTCACTACGAATTTTTCCTGGCACGTCCTCCCCTATCCAAAGCAGATTGGTCATCGGATGAGGCGCTGTTGGCAGCTATTCCAGCCCGAAACCCCTGCATGGATGGATGGCCTAGCCGCTGTCTGTTTAACTACGATTATCAGATTGTCAATTTGTCAGAGGGAGAGTTTGAATTTTTGCAAGCGTGTGATGTTAACTCAGAAAAACGTCGAAGCGTAAAAGAAATTTTGGCGACTGTTTCGTTGGAGTTGGATCTTGTGCGACCGCTCTTGGAACGACAGCTAATTATGCTGACACCGAGTTAA
- a CDS encoding tetratricopeptide repeat protein: protein MRFQIRLLSAIALLTSAATPFPPNFPALFPTTQALAQTPDARKAEADQLLVQGIQQAQTSQFEAALQSWQQALSLYREIKNRLGEGQSLGNLGNAYRYLGDYAKAIDYHQQSLAIMREIKDRLGEGKSLGNLGNAYDSLGDYAKAIEYHQQYLAITREIKDRLGEGGALGNLGVTYKNLGDYAKAIDYYQQSLAIKREIKDRLGEGASLANLGNAYFYLGDYAKAIDYQQQHLAIAREIKNRLGEGASLGSLGNAYSSLGDYAKAIDYQQQHLAIAREIKHRLGEGSALGNLGLAYNSLGEYAKAIDYHQQHLAIAREIKDRQGEGQSLDNLGIAYKNLGEYAKAIDYHQQRLAIAREIKDRLGEGQSLANLGLAFQESGNLSQAEKTLRAGIEVYKSLRERLGGNDAYKVSIFEQQARTYRLLQQVLIAQNQPTEALEVAESGRARAFVELLATRFSSPSSTQANISTNPPNTQQIQQIAKQQNATLVEYSIIYDEFKIQGKQEARESELYIWVIPPSGKVAFRRVDLKPLWQQQNTSLEKLVINSRESMGVRGRGLSIITRLDETTQTNRLQQLHQLLIKPIADFLPADPNARVIFIPQESLFLVPFAALQDTSNKYLIEQHTILTAPSIQVLALTRQQRQRLPVSVKDVLVVGNPTMPSLAPKIGEKPQPLSPLPGAEKEAMEIARLLNTEALTGKQATEAAVVQKLPIAKMIHLATHGLLDDFQRSGVPGAIALAPSGQEDGLLTASEILNLKLNAELVVLSACDTGRGKLTGDGVIGLSRSLITAGVPSVIVTLWAIPDNPSALLMTEFYQNLQQNSDKAQALRSAMLTTMKQYPNQPSAWAAYTLIGEAE from the coding sequence GTGCGTTTCCAAATCAGACTCCTCAGCGCGATCGCTCTTTTGACATCTGCTGCAACGCCGTTCCCGCCTAATTTTCCAGCGCTATTTCCCACAACACAGGCGTTAGCGCAAACCCCAGATGCTCGGAAAGCCGAAGCAGACCAACTACTTGTGCAAGGTATTCAGCAGGCTCAGACCAGTCAATTTGAGGCGGCATTACAGTCTTGGCAACAAGCACTCAGTCTCTATCGGGAAATTAAAAACCGTTTGGGGGAGGGACAATCCCTAGGCAATTTGGGAAATGCTTACCGTTACCTAGGAGATTACGCCAAAGCGATTGATTACCACCAGCAGAGTTTAGCGATCATGCGGGAAATTAAAGACCGTTTGGGGGAGGGGAAATCCCTAGGCAATTTGGGAAATGCTTACGATTCTTTGGGAGATTACGCTAAGGCGATTGAGTACCACCAGCAGTATTTAGCCATCACGCGAGAAATTAAAGACCGTTTGGGGGAGGGAGGTGCGCTGGGCAATCTGGGAGTTACCTACAAAAATCTAGGAGATTACGCCAAGGCGATTGATTACTACCAGCAGAGTTTGGCAATTAAGCGGGAAATCAAAGACCGTTTGGGGGAGGGGGCATCCTTAGCCAATTTGGGAAATGCTTACTTTTATCTGGGAGATTACGCCAAAGCGATTGATTACCAGCAGCAGCATTTAGCCATCGCACGGGAAATTAAAAACCGTTTGGGGGAGGGGGCATCTCTAGGCAGTCTAGGAAATGCTTACTCTTCCCTAGGAGATTACGCCAAAGCGATTGATTACCAGCAGCAGCATTTAGCTATTGCGCGGGAAATTAAACACCGTTTGGGGGAGGGAAGTGCGCTGGGTAATTTGGGACTGGCTTACAATTCTTTAGGAGAATACGCCAAGGCAATTGATTACCACCAGCAGCATTTAGCCATCGCACGAGAAATCAAAGACCGCCAAGGCGAGGGGCAATCCCTAGACAATCTGGGAATTGCCTACAAAAACCTAGGAGAATACGCCAAGGCGATTGATTACCACCAGCAGCGTTTAGCCATTGCACGGGAAATTAAAGATCGTTTGGGTGAGGGGCAATCTCTAGCCAATCTGGGACTGGCTTTTCAGGAATCTGGCAATCTCTCTCAAGCCGAAAAAACCCTCCGCGCTGGAATTGAGGTATACAAATCTCTACGGGAACGATTGGGTGGCAATGATGCCTACAAAGTGTCAATTTTTGAGCAGCAAGCTCGCACCTATCGTCTGCTGCAACAAGTCCTGATTGCCCAAAATCAACCCACAGAGGCTCTAGAAGTTGCGGAAAGCGGTCGTGCCAGGGCATTTGTGGAGCTACTGGCGACACGCTTCTCATCCCCTTCCTCTACTCAGGCGAATATCTCTACCAATCCACCCAACACCCAGCAAATTCAACAAATCGCCAAACAACAAAATGCCACCCTGGTTGAATATTCGATTATTTATGACGAGTTCAAAATTCAAGGTAAACAAGAAGCTCGCGAATCAGAACTCTATATTTGGGTAATCCCACCCTCAGGCAAAGTAGCTTTTCGTCGTGTTGACCTTAAACCCCTGTGGCAGCAGCAAAATACAAGCCTTGAAAAACTTGTTATCAACAGCCGCGAATCGATGGGTGTCAGAGGTCGCGGCTTGAGCATCATCACTAGATTGGATGAAACTACCCAAACTAATCGATTACAGCAACTCCATCAACTACTAATTAAACCCATTGCCGACTTCCTGCCTGCTGACCCCAATGCCCGCGTTATCTTTATTCCTCAAGAATCCCTGTTCTTGGTTCCCTTTGCTGCCCTCCAAGATACCAGCAATAAATACCTCATCGAACAACACACTATCCTCACGGCTCCCTCAATTCAGGTACTGGCATTAACCCGTCAGCAACGACAACGGCTTCCAGTATCAGTTAAGGATGTCCTAGTGGTTGGCAATCCCACGATGCCCAGCCTTGCCCCCAAAATTGGGGAAAAGCCTCAACCGCTTTCGCCCCTACCAGGTGCCGAGAAGGAAGCGATGGAGATTGCTCGTCTCCTAAACACAGAAGCCCTCACTGGGAAACAAGCTACTGAAGCCGCAGTTGTTCAGAAGCTACCCATAGCCAAGATGATTCATCTGGCGACTCACGGCTTGCTGGATGATTTTCAGCGTAGCGGAGTACCGGGAGCGATCGCCCTGGCTCCTTCTGGTCAAGAGGACGGGTTGCTCACCGCCAGCGAAATCCTCAATCTCAAGCTCAATGCCGAGTTAGTTGTCTTGAGTGCTTGCGACACTGGGCGAGGTAAGCTGACTGGCGATGGCGTGATTGGATTGTCTCGCTCTTTAATTACTGCGGGTGTCCCCAGTGTCATCGTCACTTTGTGGGCGATACCCGATAATCCTTCTGCCTTGTTGATGACCGAATTTTATCAAAATCTGCAACAAAACTCCGATAAAGCACAAGCTTTGCGAAGCGCGATGCTGACGACAATGAAACAATATCCCAACCAACCCAGCGCTTGGGCTGCATACACGTTGATTGGGGAAGCTGAGTAA
- a CDS encoding ATP synthase subunit I, whose protein sequence is MNLSNESQTTTPTTEELPQTGSPVSEPDGSMQEYYQLQQELLLTTLALSGIIFISVWIFYSLNIALNYLIGACTCVVYLRMLAKDVERLGAEKQRLSKTRFALFIGLIIIATQVNKLQILPVFLGFLTYKASLIVYMLRTLFPPDAR, encoded by the coding sequence GTGAACTTGTCAAACGAATCTCAAACAACCACGCCGACCACCGAGGAGTTACCACAAACTGGTTCGCCTGTATCAGAACCAGATGGCTCCATGCAAGAGTACTACCAACTTCAACAAGAGTTGTTGCTGACTACACTTGCTTTGAGCGGGATTATTTTTATCTCCGTCTGGATTTTTTACTCTCTCAACATTGCCCTGAATTACTTGATAGGGGCGTGCACATGTGTGGTTTACTTGAGGATGTTGGCTAAAGACGTTGAGCGACTTGGCGCAGAGAAACAGCGTCTGAGTAAGACTCGGTTTGCTCTGTTTATTGGGTTGATTATAATCGCAACCCAAGTGAATAAGCTACAGATTCTGCCCGTTTTTTTGGGATTTCTGACTTATAAAGCCTCCCTCATCGTCTATATGCTTCGGACTTTGTTTCCCCCGGACGCTCG
- a CDS encoding CHAT domain-containing tetratricopeptide repeat protein, with protein MRSQIGLRAFITFLATILSVDLGFPTVDWQFIQNLKSSSAIQNSQALAQTPAEREAEADRLLEQGIEQQKKGQFRAALQSGQEALKIYREIADRKGEGAVLNNLGEAYRSLGEYTRAIEFYQQSLAVDRSLGNRKGESYVLNNLGIVHHHLGDYAKAIDYFEQRLTIAREIRDRSGEQGALGNIGIVFYSLGNYVKAIDFHRQSLAIARELGDRSGEGASLNNLGIAYDSLGDYPRAIEYYQQRLPLARELGERHAEGQVLGNLGVAYMDLRDYPKAIEYLQQRIAIAREIGDRLGEATALGNLGNAYTSLGDYAKAIDYQQQRIAIARQIGDIEGEGTALNNLGVALRRAGKLTEAEKTLSAGIQIWESLRQKLGNNDTYKVSVFEQQAKTYRLLQQVLIAQNKINEALEIAERGRARAFVELLMTRVASPNALTTITPPNIQKIQQIAKEQNATLVEYSIIVDSVEGKNREQIEESELYIWVVKPTGEVSFRSSNLKSLWQQQNTDLAKLVVNSRASIGVRGRGLSVVSKVDETSQAKQLQQLHQLLIQPITDLLPKEANARVVFIPQTSLFLVPFAALQDSSGKYLIEQHTILTAPSIQVLDLTRQQKQRVETRSLASRQNPNALVVGNPNMPSVSVKRGESPQKLSTLPGAEREALAIATLLNTKALIGNSANESAVVQQMSKAKMIHLATHGLLDDFQRSGVPGAIALAPSGQDDGLLTASEILNLKLNAELVVLSACDTGQGILTGDGVIGLSRSLITAGVPSVIVTLWAIPDNSSALLMSEFYRNLQQNPDKAQALRRAMLTTMKQYPDQPSAWAAYTLIGEAE; from the coding sequence ATGCGCTCTCAAATCGGACTCCGCGCCTTCATCACCTTCCTGGCTACTATTCTGAGTGTCGATTTGGGATTTCCAACTGTAGATTGGCAATTCATCCAAAATCTAAAATCTTCTAGCGCTATCCAAAATTCTCAGGCGTTGGCTCAAACCCCAGCCGAGCGAGAAGCCGAAGCCGATCGGTTGCTAGAGCAAGGGATTGAGCAGCAAAAGAAGGGTCAATTTAGAGCTGCCTTACAGTCTGGACAAGAAGCATTGAAGATTTACCGAGAAATCGCCGATAGGAAGGGAGAGGGGGCGGTTCTTAACAATTTGGGAGAAGCTTATCGATCGTTGGGTGAGTATACACGAGCGATTGAGTTCTACCAACAAAGTTTAGCTGTGGATCGTTCCCTCGGCAATCGCAAAGGAGAGTCATACGTTTTAAATAATTTGGGCATTGTTCATCATCATTTGGGCGATTATGCCAAAGCAATTGATTACTTTGAGCAACGTTTAACGATCGCGCGAGAAATCCGCGATCGCTCCGGAGAACAAGGCGCTCTGGGAAATATAGGGATTGTCTTCTATTCCCTAGGAAATTATGTCAAAGCGATTGATTTCCATCGACAGAGTTTAGCGATCGCGCGAGAACTTGGCGATCGCTCTGGGGAAGGTGCATCTCTAAATAATTTGGGCATCGCTTACGATTCTCTAGGCGACTATCCACGAGCCATTGAGTACTATCAACAGCGTTTACCGCTGGCGCGAGAGTTAGGTGAGCGTCACGCAGAGGGGCAAGTTCTGGGGAATCTAGGCGTTGCTTACATGGATTTGAGGGATTATCCCAAAGCAATTGAGTATCTGCAACAGCGAATCGCGATCGCGCGGGAAATTGGCGATCGCTTAGGGGAAGCAACAGCACTGGGAAATTTAGGCAATGCTTACACTTCCTTGGGCGACTATGCCAAGGCAATTGATTATCAGCAGCAGCGGATCGCGATCGCGCGGCAAATTGGCGACATTGAAGGCGAAGGAACGGCGCTAAACAATTTGGGAGTGGCGCTTCGCCGAGCGGGCAAGCTTACAGAAGCTGAAAAAACCCTAAGCGCAGGAATTCAAATTTGGGAATCGCTTCGGCAAAAATTGGGGAATAACGATACTTACAAGGTGTCAGTTTTTGAACAGCAAGCCAAAACTTACCGTCTGCTGCAACAAGTCCTCATCGCCCAAAATAAGATAAATGAAGCGTTGGAAATTGCCGAACGGGGTCGAGCGCGGGCATTTGTAGAGTTATTGATGACGCGCGTCGCTTCACCCAATGCTCTAACAACCATTACTCCCCCTAACATTCAGAAAATTCAACAAATCGCCAAAGAACAAAACGCCACACTGGTTGAGTATTCAATTATCGTCGATAGTGTAGAAGGAAAAAATCGAGAACAAATCGAAGAATCAGAACTGTATATTTGGGTTGTCAAGCCCACAGGTGAAGTGAGTTTTCGCTCCTCTAACCTTAAATCTCTGTGGCAGCAACAGAATACAGACCTGGCAAAGCTTGTTGTCAATAGTCGAGCATCGATTGGTGTCAGAGGGCGCGGGTTGAGTGTTGTTAGCAAAGTAGATGAAACAAGCCAAGCCAAACAATTACAACAACTTCATCAGCTACTGATTCAACCAATTACCGATCTGTTGCCAAAAGAGGCAAATGCTCGTGTCGTTTTTATTCCTCAAACATCTTTATTTTTGGTTCCCTTTGCCGCTCTGCAAGACAGTTCTGGCAAATACTTAATTGAACAACACACCATCCTGACTGCACCCTCGATTCAGGTACTGGATTTAACCCGTCAGCAAAAACAACGTGTAGAGACGCGAAGTTTAGCCTCTCGACAAAACCCGAATGCGCTAGTCGTTGGCAATCCCAATATGCCCAGTGTTTCTGTTAAGCGGGGAGAATCGCCTCAAAAATTGTCAACCCTCCCTGGTGCAGAACGGGAAGCTTTAGCGATCGCTACTCTACTTAATACCAAAGCTCTCATTGGCAACTCTGCCAATGAATCTGCGGTTGTCCAGCAAATGTCTAAAGCAAAAATGATTCATCTTGCGACTCACGGGTTGCTGGATGATTTTCAGCGTAGCGGAGTACCGGGAGCGATCGCGCTGGCTCCTTCTGGTCAAGATGACGGGTTGCTCACCGCCAGCGAAATCCTCAATCTCAAGCTCAATGCCGAGTTAGTTGTCTTGAGTGCTTGCGACACTGGGCAAGGTATACTCACCGGCGATGGTGTGATTGGACTGTCTCGCTCTTTAATTACTGCGGGTGTTCCCAGTGTTATCGTCACTTTGTGGGCAATCCCGGATAATTCTTCTGCCTTGTTGATGAGTGAATTTTATCGAAATTTGCAACAAAACCCGGATAAAGCGCAAGCTTTGCGAAGGGCGATGCTGACGACGATGAAACAATATCCTGACCAACCCAGTGCTTGGGCTGCATACACGTTGATTGGGGAAGCTGAATAA
- a CDS encoding phycobilisome rod-core linker polypeptide: MSVKASGGSSVARPQLYQTVPVATISQAEQQDRFLGRGELDELKSYFSSGSKRLEIAQTLTQNADLIVSRAANRIFVGGSPMAFLEKPREPELVTANVPDVKQGMALGNVTYVESSGGFLQGLRSLFSAGGGGPTPAGFRPINVARYGPGNMQKSLRDLSWFLRYLTYAIVAGDPNIIAVNTRGLREIIENACSGEATIVALQEMRAAALGYFRRDEEGTTIVNQYFEVLISEFRAPTPSDKVRQRPSGDQQGLQLPQIYFNSAERRPKYAMKPGLSSSEKQEIIKAAYRQVFERDISRAYSLGISDLESKVRNGDISMKEFIRRLGKSTLYRKNFYEPYINSRALELAFRHFLGRGPSSREEVQEYFSIVSNKGLPGLVDALVDSKEYSDYFGEETVPYIRGLGQEAQECRNWGPQQDLLNYSAPFRKVPQFLTTFAAYERPLPDQHPYGSGNDPLEIQFGAIFPKETKNPNTRPAPFGKDTRRILIRQGPGIDNQLSNPAARPKAPGSLGPKVFKLDQLPGPGGNGGTSFKRYVKNSSVKYSESSTQAVIKAAYLQVFGRDVYEGQRLKVAEIKLENGETTVREFIRALAKSDLFRKLYWTSLYVTKSIEYIHRRLLGRPTYGRQETNKYFDICAKKGFYALVDAIIDSPEYSESFGEDTIPYERYLTPAGVSLRSLRIGSIADTALKIEKQETPRFVELGQVTQLRTEPDIQFRINQGVSKKREQTKVFKLTETNDKALVQNTIRAAYRQIFERDIEPYIVKNQFSDFESKLRNGEINLKEFIEALGGSDLYIKEFYTPYPNTKVIELGTKHFLGRAPLDQVEIRKYNQILASEGLRGFVGAMVNSPEYAQAFGEDTVPYNRFPTLPAANFPNTEKLYNQLTKQNDDLVVPSFKPVQSRMDVAKMPLMGKAIADIAAKARQRDMSKPLFIELGRSFTNGDGQSVEVGVGTSRRKPARIYRMNPGMNQGESAQVINAIYCQVMDIFSGQVPGELRRSDLDSRLRNGEISVREFVKSLASSDIYRRRFYAPYPNTKVIEFLFRHLLGRAPATQGEIRQYNKLLADSGLKAAVEAMVDSPEYARYFGEDVVPYNRFPSLPAGNYLGSVKAAADLVKQSWSDMSPSYIGNRLSR; the protein is encoded by the coding sequence ATGAGTGTTAAGGCAAGTGGTGGAAGCTCAGTTGCGCGTCCGCAACTATATCAAACAGTACCAGTTGCAACTATTTCGCAAGCGGAACAACAAGACCGCTTCTTAGGGAGAGGTGAGCTGGATGAACTGAAGAGCTATTTCAGTTCCGGCAGCAAGCGTCTTGAGATTGCTCAAACGCTCACCCAAAATGCAGACCTGATTGTGTCCCGTGCTGCCAACCGCATTTTCGTCGGGGGTTCCCCGATGGCTTTCTTAGAAAAGCCTCGCGAACCCGAATTGGTGACGGCGAATGTTCCGGATGTCAAACAAGGGATGGCGCTGGGAAATGTCACCTATGTGGAAAGCAGCGGTGGCTTTTTGCAGGGGTTGCGATCGCTCTTCAGCGCAGGCGGCGGCGGTCCTACGCCAGCGGGTTTCCGACCGATCAACGTTGCCCGCTACGGTCCGGGCAATATGCAAAAGTCGTTGCGGGACTTATCCTGGTTCTTGCGCTACCTGACCTACGCAATTGTTGCCGGAGACCCCAATATCATCGCGGTTAACACGCGGGGTTTGCGGGAAATCATCGAAAATGCTTGCTCCGGCGAAGCGACAATTGTGGCGTTGCAGGAAATGCGGGCAGCCGCCTTGGGTTATTTCCGTCGCGACGAGGAAGGGACAACGATTGTTAACCAGTACTTTGAAGTGCTGATTAGCGAATTCCGCGCCCCCACACCTTCTGACAAAGTGCGGCAGCGTCCTTCTGGCGATCAGCAAGGTCTGCAACTGCCCCAAATTTACTTTAATTCAGCCGAGCGGCGTCCCAAGTACGCCATGAAGCCCGGTTTGTCATCTTCGGAAAAGCAAGAAATCATCAAAGCCGCCTATCGGCAAGTCTTTGAGCGTGACATTAGCCGCGCTTACAGCCTTGGCATCTCTGACTTAGAATCCAAGGTCAGAAATGGCGACATCTCAATGAAAGAATTTATCCGCCGCTTGGGTAAATCTACTCTTTACCGCAAAAACTTCTACGAGCCATATATCAACAGTCGCGCTCTGGAACTGGCATTCCGTCACTTCCTAGGTCGCGGGCCATCCAGCCGTGAAGAAGTACAAGAATACTTCTCCATCGTTTCCAACAAAGGTCTACCCGGTCTCGTTGATGCCCTGGTGGACTCTAAGGAATATTCTGACTACTTCGGCGAAGAAACCGTGCCCTACATCCGGGGTTTAGGTCAAGAAGCGCAGGAGTGTCGCAACTGGGGACCGCAGCAAGATTTGTTGAACTACAGTGCGCCTTTCCGCAAGGTGCCGCAGTTCCTCACCACATTTGCTGCTTACGAGCGACCGCTGCCCGACCAACATCCGTATGGTTCCGGCAACGACCCCTTGGAAATTCAGTTTGGGGCAATCTTCCCCAAAGAAACCAAGAATCCCAACACCCGTCCTGCTCCGTTTGGTAAAGATACTCGTCGCATCCTGATCCGCCAAGGTCCAGGAATTGACAACCAACTGAGCAACCCAGCAGCTCGTCCCAAAGCTCCGGGTTCCTTGGGTCCGAAAGTGTTTAAACTGGATCAACTCCCCGGTCCAGGTGGGAACGGCGGCACATCCTTCAAACGGTATGTGAAGAATTCCAGCGTTAAATACTCCGAAAGTTCCACCCAAGCGGTGATCAAGGCAGCCTACCTACAAGTGTTTGGGCGGGATGTCTATGAAGGTCAACGCCTCAAGGTGGCGGAAATCAAGCTGGAGAACGGCGAAACCACAGTGCGAGAGTTCATCCGCGCTCTGGCTAAGTCTGACTTGTTCCGCAAGTTGTACTGGACTTCGCTGTACGTTACCAAGTCGATTGAATACATCCACCGCCGTCTGTTGGGTCGTCCCACCTATGGACGTCAGGAAACTAACAAGTATTTTGATATTTGCGCCAAAAAAGGCTTCTACGCCCTGGTTGACGCGATTATCGATAGCCCCGAATACAGCGAGTCATTTGGGGAAGATACGATTCCTTACGAGCGCTATCTGACACCAGCTGGAGTCAGCTTGCGTAGCCTTCGGATTGGCAGCATTGCCGACACAGCTCTGAAAATTGAGAAGCAAGAAACCCCTCGTTTTGTGGAACTCGGTCAAGTCACGCAGCTGCGGACAGAACCCGACATTCAATTCCGCATCAACCAGGGTGTCAGCAAGAAGCGCGAGCAAACCAAGGTCTTTAAGCTGACAGAAACCAACGACAAAGCGTTGGTGCAAAACACAATCCGGGCAGCATACCGGCAAATTTTCGAGCGCGATATTGAACCCTATATCGTGAAGAACCAATTCAGCGACTTTGAAAGCAAGCTGCGGAATGGTGAAATCAACCTCAAGGAATTTATTGAGGCGTTGGGAGGTTCAGACCTCTACATCAAAGAGTTCTATACTCCCTACCCGAACACTAAGGTGATCGAGTTGGGTACGAAGCACTTCTTGGGACGGGCACCCCTAGACCAAGTAGAAATTCGCAAGTATAACCAGATCCTTGCATCTGAAGGGCTTCGGGGCTTTGTGGGCGCAATGGTGAATAGCCCAGAGTATGCCCAGGCGTTCGGAGAAGATACGGTGCCTTACAACCGCTTCCCGACCCTGCCAGCGGCAAACTTCCCGAATACCGAGAAGCTGTATAACCAACTGACCAAGCAGAATGATGACTTGGTAGTTCCCAGCTTCAAGCCGGTGCAGTCGCGCATGGATGTGGCGAAGATGCCGCTGATGGGTAAAGCGATCGCAGATATCGCTGCAAAAGCTCGTCAGCGAGACATGAGTAAGCCGCTGTTTATCGAGTTGGGTCGTTCCTTTACCAACGGTGACGGGCAATCCGTTGAAGTTGGAGTTGGGACATCGCGGCGTAAGCCTGCTCGAATTTACCGGATGAATCCAGGGATGAATCAGGGTGAATCTGCACAGGTGATTAATGCCATCTACTGTCAGGTGATGGATATCTTCAGCGGTCAAGTTCCTGGGGAACTGCGCCGTTCGGATCTCGATAGCAGACTCCGCAACGGTGAAATCTCGGTGCGCGAGTTTGTGAAGAGTCTGGCGAGTTCCGATATCTATCGCCGTCGCTTCTATGCCCCCTATCCCAACACCAAGGTGATTGAGTTCCTATTCCGGCACCTGCTGGGACGCGCACCCGCTACCCAAGGTGAAATCCGGCAGTACAACAAACTGCTGGCGGATAGCGGCTTGAAGGCGGCTGTAGAGGCAATGGTGGATAGTCCTGAGTATGCTCGTTACTTCGGCGAGGATGTGGTGCCTTACAACCGCTTCCCGTCCCTGCCAGCGGGTAATTATCTGGGCAGTGTGAAAGCAGCAGCTGACTTGGTGAAACAATCCTGGTCAGATATGTCGCCTTCCTACATCGGTAATCGCTTGAGCCGATAA
- the apcA gene encoding allophycocyanin subunit alpha, protein MSIVTKSIVNADAEARYLSPGELDRIKNFVTSGERRLRIAQTLTDSRERIVKQAGDQLFQKRPDIVSPGGNAYGEEMTATCLRDMDYYLRLITYGVVAGDVTPIEEIGLVGVREMYKSLGTPVDAVAEGVRAMKNAASSMMSGEDASEAGAYFDYVIGAMQ, encoded by the coding sequence ATGAGTATCGTCACGAAATCCATCGTGAATGCTGATGCCGAGGCTCGTTATCTTAGCCCAGGCGAACTAGACCGGATCAAGAACTTTGTGACCTCCGGTGAGCGTCGCCTCCGGATTGCCCAAACGTTGACCGACTCTCGCGAGCGCATCGTCAAGCAAGCTGGCGACCAGTTGTTCCAAAAGCGTCCTGATATTGTTTCTCCCGGTGGCAACGCTTACGGTGAAGAAATGACCGCTACCTGCCTGCGGGATATGGACTACTACCTACGCCTGATCACCTACGGAGTCGTTGCTGGTGATGTCACCCCGATTGAAGAAATCGGTTTGGTTGGCGTTCGTGAAATGTACAAGTCTCTGGGTACCCCGGTTGACGCAGTTGCTGAAGGCGTTCGCGCTATGAAGAATGCTGCTTCCTCCATGATGTCTGGCGAAGATGCTTCTGAAGCAGGCGCTTACTTCGACTACGTGATTGGTGCCATGCAGTAG